The Methanoplanus sp. FWC-SCC4 genome has a window encoding:
- a CDS encoding flippase, protein MKKINKIYSNILRINQTSRHTLISLFQMFFITFFGFIATMYIARKTGPEIYGVYSLFIAYYSIITILRNFGFEQAAVKKISEGENQNSYFTAFLAINVISLPILLLILFIIQPYLSSINEYGLFNWMLLAVIISSIYTIFITSNFGTGKVGVFQAGLISDSFFRIIFQVIAVFFGYYIMGLVGGLIIGFIAGMIVNIPFNTLKLSYFSYAQFKTLMAFSLWVFLVNASFVLLSNIDKIAIGYYLSNADVGIYTIAFQLTSVATFGFMAFQSVIYPKISYMSINGEIEGIERLLSKSMTYSLSLAIPSLIGGFLLGYHILYYFYEASYASGYYSLIILFVCQIANVFVVLISTTITAMNMPKSTFKVTFFGTILNILLNILFIPLFGIIGAAISTLITMSIISTLLFISLSKLIKIKLEKTTFKNIIIAASAMLIPIAIYRLFVPIDNFFLVLLPILIGGIVYCTTLVKLDTAIRNEILDILIQMGIIHPKSPK, encoded by the coding sequence GTGAAAAAAATCAATAAAATATATTCCAATATTCTAAGAATAAATCAAACAAGCCGTCACACTCTCATATCACTTTTCCAGATGTTCTTTATAACTTTCTTTGGTTTTATTGCAACTATGTATATAGCAAGAAAAACAGGACCTGAGATCTACGGAGTATATTCTTTATTCATAGCCTACTACTCAATAATTACAATATTAAGAAATTTTGGCTTTGAACAGGCTGCAGTTAAGAAAATCTCGGAAGGTGAGAACCAAAACAGTTATTTTACTGCATTTCTGGCAATCAACGTCATTTCTTTACCAATACTGCTGTTAATTCTTTTTATAATCCAACCATATCTCTCATCTATAAACGAATATGGTCTTTTTAACTGGATGCTGCTTGCTGTCATAATATCGTCAATATATACGATATTTATTACAAGTAATTTTGGCACAGGAAAGGTAGGTGTATTTCAGGCAGGATTAATATCGGATTCATTCTTCAGGATAATATTTCAGGTGATTGCCGTTTTTTTTGGTTACTACATCATGGGCCTTGTAGGCGGGCTGATAATCGGATTTATTGCAGGAATGATTGTCAACATTCCATTTAATACACTTAAACTCTCTTATTTTTCATATGCCCAATTTAAAACCCTTATGGCATTTTCATTATGGGTTTTCCTTGTGAATGCAAGCTTTGTGTTACTGAGCAACATTGATAAAATTGCTATTGGATACTACCTGTCAAATGCTGATGTAGGTATATACACAATCGCATTTCAACTCACATCCGTGGCAACCTTTGGATTCATGGCGTTCCAATCGGTAATCTATCCAAAAATAAGTTATATGTCAATAAACGGAGAAATTGAAGGGATTGAAAGACTCCTCTCAAAGTCAATGACATATTCCCTCTCATTGGCAATACCTTCATTAATTGGAGGTTTTCTTCTAGGGTATCATATCCTGTACTATTTTTATGAGGCATCATATGCATCAGGATATTATTCTTTGATTATCCTTTTTGTATGTCAGATTGCCAATGTATTCGTTGTTTTGATAAGTACTACAATCACGGCAATGAATATGCCTAAATCCACATTTAAAGTAACGTTTTTTGGTACAATACTGAATATATTGTTAAATATTCTTTTTATACCCCTTTTTGGAATCATTGGTGCGGCAATATCAACACTGATCACAATGTCAATTATATCAACACTCCTTTTTATTTCCCTATCAAAGTTAATAAAGATAAAATTAGAAAAAACGACATTTAAAAATATAATCATTGCCGCATCTGCGATGCTAATACCTATAGCCATTTATCGCTTATTTGTTCCAATTGACAATTTTTTCCTTGTGCTTTTACCAATACTTATTGGAGGCATTGTATATTGCACTACACTAGTCAAACTAGACACAGCCATTCGCAATGAAATTTTAGACATTCTGATCCAAATGGGGATTATACATCCAAAATCACCAAAATAA
- a CDS encoding radical SAM/SPASM domain-containing protein produces the protein MEHNSEKKVKYGFYGYLTERFPSQINVDVTNRCNLSCIHCPHSVEDYHKNNPVIYLDESLNKKMVDEVATYGKGCVQYIRYTADGEPLLHPKIYEMLLYAKENSGAVVTLTTNGTLLNEKNLDKLIKSNIDVIDISIDAHYKETYEKIRVGGSFEKVVNNVLNLLKRRGEFKDGIKIMVSFVEQEFNRQEKEKFIEFWTESGVDNVVIRPLHSVGGSVEEIAVQMNANSDESVRKPCIYPWERILLNSDGNLHYCPVSFGKNDIIADYRTNNIFKIWSGEMYNDLRKAHLKHSFENYPLCKGCPDWKNICWPGESGTNYSEIIDKLKKDEC, from the coding sequence ATGGAACATAATTCTGAAAAAAAGGTAAAATATGGATTTTATGGATATCTGACAGAAAGATTTCCTTCGCAAATTAATGTAGACGTTACAAACAGGTGTAATCTTTCATGTATACACTGTCCGCATTCGGTCGAGGATTATCATAAAAATAATCCCGTTATTTATCTTGATGAATCTTTGAATAAAAAAATGGTTGATGAGGTGGCAACATATGGCAAAGGTTGTGTCCAGTATATAAGATATACTGCAGATGGTGAACCTCTCTTGCATCCTAAGATCTATGAGATGTTGTTATATGCAAAGGAAAATTCAGGTGCTGTTGTCACACTCACCACTAATGGTACATTGTTAAATGAGAAGAATCTGGATAAATTAATCAAATCAAATATCGATGTAATTGACATTAGTATAGATGCCCATTATAAAGAAACTTATGAGAAAATAAGAGTAGGTGGTTCTTTTGAGAAAGTCGTCAATAATGTTTTGAATTTGCTGAAAAGAAGGGGGGAATTCAAAGACGGCATAAAAATAATGGTGAGTTTTGTTGAACAGGAATTTAATAGACAAGAGAAGGAAAAATTTATTGAATTCTGGACAGAATCCGGTGTTGATAATGTAGTAATCAGGCCCCTTCATTCTGTTGGTGGCTCTGTTGAAGAAATTGCAGTTCAGATGAATGCTAATAGTGATGAATCTGTGAGAAAACCTTGTATTTATCCTTGGGAAAGAATACTTCTTAATTCAGATGGCAATTTGCATTATTGTCCTGTTTCTTTTGGAAAGAATGATATTATTGCCGATTACAGGACAAATAATATTTTCAAAATTTGGTCCGGAGAAATGTATAATGATTTAAGAAAAGCTCATCTTAAGCACTCCTTTGAAAATTATCCTTTATGCAAAGGATGCCCTGACTGGAAAAATATTTGCTGGCCAGGTGAAAGTGGAACAAATTATTCAGAAATTATTGACAAGTTAAAAAAAGATGAATGCTAA
- a CDS encoding DegT/DnrJ/EryC1/StrS family aminotransferase encodes MRDYIPFGKPNFSEEEIQEVTRVLKSGWIGMGSETISFENELKDYFDVSNVVCVNSCTSALYLSLLALGVKSGDEVICPSYTWCSTANAALYLGAKPVFCDIDPNSYCITPESVSDKITDKTKAVIPVHMGGIAADIDGISEVMPKKCHIIEDAAHAIGSKFPNDLPVGSSGNLTCFSFYANKNLSTGEGGAIALNDNKIAEKLRSFRLHGLSSDAWNRFIDPKSKIVPEIHELGFKMNYTDLNASIGRVQLRRLGELFNRRAEIADYYVDIIQKLPYHVKIQKNILSPGHAKHLFLIELPLDDIEITRDEFVLKMRDFGIGASIHYLPLHMMDYYKGIDNCKLVKTENLYERVMTLPISASMTIKDAEYVMEVFSKIMEGTI; translated from the coding sequence ATGAGAGACTATATTCCTTTTGGAAAGCCTAATTTTTCTGAAGAAGAAATTCAAGAGGTTACAAGAGTTTTGAAATCCGGTTGGATCGGTATGGGGTCTGAAACTATTTCATTTGAGAATGAACTTAAAGATTACTTTGATGTCAGCAATGTTGTCTGTGTGAATTCCTGTACTTCAGCATTATATCTATCACTCCTGGCTTTAGGAGTAAAATCTGGTGATGAGGTAATTTGTCCCAGTTACACATGGTGCAGTACTGCTAATGCAGCACTATATCTGGGAGCAAAACCTGTTTTTTGTGACATAGATCCAAATTCATATTGTATTACTCCGGAATCTGTTTCTGATAAAATCACTGATAAAACAAAGGCAGTAATCCCTGTGCATATGGGAGGTATTGCTGCTGATATTGATGGTATATCGGAAGTGATGCCAAAAAAATGTCATATAATCGAAGATGCTGCACATGCAATAGGATCAAAATTTCCAAATGACCTGCCTGTAGGTTCTTCCGGTAATCTTACTTGTTTTAGTTTTTATGCGAATAAAAATCTTTCAACTGGTGAGGGTGGAGCTATTGCCCTTAATGATAATAAAATAGCCGAGAAACTCCGTTCATTCAGGTTACATGGTTTATCGTCAGATGCATGGAACAGATTTATTGATCCTAAATCCAAAATTGTTCCGGAAATTCATGAACTTGGATTTAAGATGAATTATACTGATTTGAATGCTTCTATTGGCAGGGTTCAGTTGAGAAGACTTGGAGAATTATTTAATAGAAGAGCTGAAATTGCAGACTATTATGTAGATATAATTCAGAAATTGCCTTATCATGTTAAAATTCAAAAGAACATCCTGAGTCCGGGTCATGCAAAACATCTGTTTTTAATTGAATTGCCTCTCGATGATATTGAAATTACCAGAGATGAGTTCGTACTGAAGATGCGTGATTTTGGAATTGGTGCTTCAATTCATTATTTGCCGCTCCATATGATGGATTACTATAAAGGGATAGATAACTGTAAACTTGTAAAAACTGAAAATTTATATGAAAGAGTAATGACGCTTCCGATAAGTGCAAGCATGACAATTAAAGATGCAGAATATGTTATGGAAGTTTTTTCAAAAATAATGGAGGGGACTATATAA
- a CDS encoding glycosyltransferase family protein, translated as MTDFNEICKSISEGSFSDFKLVVAFISEGSASKKAEANFSLAEKFISSGNLNKDYIRFAKVCAERGWLISGFDEKYLDLYIRICIESSDFSGVKEAYKKTGLKYLKKSDLKNSIRYFNLWQNTYPHLLKKDDYSYDFEIMDALNEAIKSYVNNKYYSSEKSQKIKIAYLVHGVYNYSSILTKIIYNLAKNHDKSRFEISVFSTDNYFKVKLQSGSRFIEDFKVIGCPIVFPSKFLESPESVFDISEKIRDFKADILVAASGLADFEQYLLCALKPAPIVVGLLLGPPAQFCPPVLDYGITWSKHIAVDSPVETFITKPAIQYNRIQTECESDKIKVRHDMGFSSEDILIVSAGRALKFQNSDMILSVSEVLKEYDNAYFVIVGAKKTDIGGIDSVITPEMENKFYFIEWDLHYEKYLEMADIYVDTFPSGGGVTLLDAARYSLPIISFSDDFSNIFDQVDWNIAEELFENDSLIMIPRYDYELFEKSLKRLIEDKPFREFFSRKSFKGISVSDSDFRGITSEYEMIYSNLIMDCGNKIVISKSDMSLYDKLKYFLFYIFNSANFCKRNVVKVLNFMKLNK; from the coding sequence ATGACTGATTTTAATGAAATTTGCAAATCAATATCAGAAGGATCATTTAGTGATTTTAAATTAGTTGTTGCATTCATTTCAGAAGGAAGTGCATCAAAAAAGGCCGAAGCCAATTTTTCTCTTGCTGAAAAATTTATATCCTCCGGGAATTTAAATAAGGATTACATCAGATTTGCAAAGGTATGTGCAGAAAGAGGGTGGCTTATATCAGGATTTGATGAAAAATATTTGGATTTGTACATCAGAATCTGCATCGAATCCTCTGATTTTTCCGGAGTTAAGGAAGCTTATAAAAAAACCGGTCTTAAATATTTAAAAAAATCTGATCTAAAGAATTCCATAAGATATTTTAATTTATGGCAGAATACTTATCCTCATTTATTAAAAAAAGATGATTACTCTTATGATTTTGAAATAATGGATGCTTTAAATGAAGCGATAAAATCATATGTCAATAATAAATATTATTCCTCTGAGAAGTCACAGAAAATAAAAATTGCATATCTGGTCCATGGTGTATACAACTATTCATCAATTCTTACAAAAATTATTTACAATCTTGCAAAAAACCATGATAAATCCAGATTTGAAATATCCGTATTTAGTACTGATAATTATTTTAAAGTAAAACTTCAGAGCGGCAGTCGCTTTATAGAGGATTTTAAAGTGATAGGTTGTCCAATTGTATTTCCATCCAAATTTTTAGAATCTCCTGAAAGTGTCTTTGATATATCCGAAAAAATAAGAGATTTCAAAGCAGATATACTTGTAGCAGCCTCGGGACTGGCAGATTTTGAACAGTACTTATTATGCGCATTAAAGCCCGCACCTATTGTTGTTGGTTTACTTCTTGGGCCTCCTGCCCAGTTCTGCCCCCCAGTTCTTGATTATGGAATTACCTGGAGTAAACATATCGCCGTTGACAGTCCTGTTGAGACATTTATCACAAAACCCGCTATTCAGTATAACCGGATTCAAACTGAATGTGAATCAGATAAAATAAAGGTACGGCATGATATGGGTTTTTCTTCCGAAGACATTTTGATCGTTTCTGCCGGAAGAGCATTAAAATTTCAAAATTCTGATATGATTCTCAGTGTGTCTGAAGTCTTAAAAGAATATGATAATGCTTATTTTGTAATAGTTGGTGCTAAAAAGACTGATATTGGAGGCATTGATTCGGTGATAACTCCTGAAATGGAGAATAAGTTTTATTTTATAGAATGGGATCTGCATTATGAAAAATACCTTGAAATGGCCGACATTTATGTCGATACGTTTCCTTCCGGTGGCGGAGTAACACTTCTTGATGCTGCAAGATACAGCCTGCCAATTATATCATTTAGTGATGATTTCAGTAATATATTTGATCAGGTTGACTGGAATATTGCAGAAGAGCTTTTTGAAAATGACTCTTTAATTATGATACCAAGATATGATTATGAATTATTTGAAAAATCTTTAAAGAGGTTAATAGAAGATAAACCATTTAGAGAATTTTTTTCCAGAAAATCTTTTAAAGGAATTTCTGTATCTGATTCTGACTTTAGAGGAATTACTTCAGAGTACGAGATGATATATAGTAATTTAATAATGGATTGCGGCAATAAAATTGTAATCTCCAAATCCGATATGTCATTGTATGATAAATTAAAGTATTTCCTCTTTTATATTTTTAATTCGGCTAATTTCTGTAAAAGAAATGTTGTAAAAGTATTAAATTTCATGAAACTTAATAAATAA
- the rfbA gene encoding glucose-1-phosphate thymidylyltransferase RfbA, protein MKGILLAGGYGTRLYPTTKAVSKQLLPVYDKPLIYYPLSVLMLAGIREILIISSENHIGGYKSLFGDGKEIGLSIEYAVQDKPKGIADAFIIGEEFIGSEDVALILGDNIFYGLQLSKLLMDSVENLNGATVFCASVSDPRSFGVIEFDKNGNVLSIEEKPLNPKSHYAVTGLYFYDNHVIEYAKSLNPSNRGEIEITDLNNIYLRKNKLKAKFFGRGMAWFDSGNCNSLLDASQFIASIQKRQGLYIACIEEIALNKGYIDLSQFKSLIKNYENTEYGDYLISVAKEKEGV, encoded by the coding sequence ATGAAAGGAATTTTACTGGCCGGCGGTTACGGCACGAGATTATATCCTACAACCAAGGCAGTATCTAAACAATTACTTCCGGTTTATGACAAGCCTTTAATATATTATCCTCTGTCTGTCCTTATGCTTGCAGGGATTAGAGAAATATTGATAATTTCTTCTGAAAATCATATTGGTGGTTATAAATCTTTATTTGGTGATGGAAAAGAAATTGGTCTTTCTATTGAATATGCTGTTCAGGATAAACCAAAAGGGATAGCTGATGCATTTATAATTGGTGAAGAATTCATCGGTTCTGAAGATGTTGCCTTAATTCTTGGAGATAATATATTTTACGGGTTACAACTATCAAAACTTTTAATGGATTCTGTTGAAAATTTAAATGGCGCCACTGTATTTTGTGCTTCTGTCAGTGATCCAAGGTCTTTTGGTGTAATAGAATTTGATAAAAATGGAAACGTACTCTCTATTGAAGAAAAACCTCTGAATCCAAAATCCCATTACGCAGTTACCGGGTTATATTTCTATGACAATCATGTGATTGAATATGCAAAATCATTAAACCCCTCTAATCGTGGTGAAATTGAGATTACTGATTTAAACAATATATATTTACGTAAAAATAAGCTTAAAGCGAAATTCTTTGGTCGTGGTATGGCATGGTTTGATTCAGGGAATTGTAATTCACTTCTTGACGCTTCACAATTTATTGCATCCATTCAAAAGCGTCAGGGGTTATATATTGCCTGTATTGAAGAAATTGCATTAAATAAGGGCTATATTGATCTCTCTCAATTTAAAAGCCTAATAAAAAATTATGAAAATACAGAGTATGGGGATTATTTAATATCCGTGGCAAAAGAAAAGGAAGGTGTCTGA
- a CDS encoding radical SAM protein translates to MRNLSNINNVLIEKLYSNKIFCKKYLLKKYPHNLLTSISDVCNLRCDMCLGHGVSKDKCPDKSIKKGLMSLDNFSKIVNELSLNHANTNIVLQCRGEPFLNKDIFKMMDYCIDKNIFGKSIPTNGTLFTPDFQKEFIKRSSFFSDEKILGFSVDGMKESCEKIRKGVNYENLVNNINSFIELNNKNKKVKTAVFFTISNNDLLSEIDEYVDFWTAKGVDMIQITTQIVVDDEQVNRFDKDCIINNNLYKKSDLNKKIPCKALYRDLIISSDLKRFEHCEIDYFGKGKYDFTTGSISDLWNSEYYNTVRKNQCSNIKDKNINCLNCEVKYSYQYDLPTIDYVKEFNGYKYSVTEQFRSRILRKIS, encoded by the coding sequence TTGAGAAATTTATCAAATATTAATAACGTATTAATTGAAAAATTATATTCAAATAAAATATTTTGTAAAAAATATCTTCTCAAAAAATATCCTCATAATCTTTTGACAAGTATTTCGGATGTTTGTAATTTAAGATGTGATATGTGTTTGGGACATGGAGTATCTAAGGATAAATGTCCTGATAAATCGATAAAAAAAGGGCTAATGAGTCTGGATAATTTTTCAAAAATAGTAAATGAATTGTCTCTGAATCATGCAAATACTAATATTGTTTTGCAATGTAGGGGTGAACCTTTTTTAAATAAAGATATTTTTAAAATGATGGATTACTGTATAGATAAAAATATTTTTGGGAAATCAATTCCAACTAATGGAACATTATTTACGCCAGATTTTCAGAAAGAATTTATTAAAAGAAGTAGTTTCTTTTCAGATGAAAAAATTTTGGGTTTTTCAGTTGATGGAATGAAAGAATCCTGTGAAAAAATAAGAAAGGGTGTAAATTATGAAAATCTGGTTAATAATATAAATTCATTTATTGAATTAAATAATAAAAATAAAAAAGTTAAAACAGCTGTTTTTTTCACAATAAGCAATAATGATTTATTATCAGAAATTGATGAATATGTCGATTTTTGGACTGCTAAAGGAGTAGACATGATTCAGATTACTACTCAAATTGTGGTAGATGATGAACAAGTCAATAGGTTTGATAAAGACTGCATTATAAACAACAATCTATATAAAAAATCAGATCTCAATAAGAAGATACCCTGTAAAGCCCTATATCGCGATTTAATTATCTCTTCTGATCTAAAAAGATTTGAGCATTGTGAAATTGACTATTTTGGAAAAGGAAAATATGATTTTACAACTGGGAGCATTTCTGATCTGTGGAATTCAGAATATTATAATACAGTAAGAAAAAATCAATGTTCAAATATAAAGGATAAAAACATCAATTGTCTTAATTGTGAAGTAAAATATTCCTATCAATATGATTTGCCGACAATTGATTATGTGAAGGAATTTAATGGTTATAAGTACTCAGTAACAGAACAATTCAGATCAAGAATATTAAGGAAAATAAGTTAA
- a CDS encoding WbqC family protein yields MKKVGIIQSNYIPWRGYFNFIADVDLFIIYDDVQYTKNDWRNRNKIKIQKGTKWLSVPVKYHSSSLSGNKIQDVKIDYSLKWFDMHMRSFYENYKSSPYYDHANTIFSIISNNKFESISSLNVHLIKDIMNYLEINSEVIYSSELEPEGTKTERLIDILTKVDADVYLSGPSADAYLDKELFKENNIGLEYKTYDYEPYSQLHGDFIGNVTVLDLIANCGPDSRKYLKSKSPNQKIVMQD; encoded by the coding sequence ATGAAAAAAGTTGGAATTATTCAATCAAATTATATCCCTTGGCGAGGATATTTTAATTTTATTGCTGATGTTGATTTGTTTATAATTTATGATGATGTTCAATACACTAAGAATGATTGGAGAAACCGTAATAAGATAAAAATACAAAAAGGAACAAAGTGGCTTTCTGTTCCGGTTAAATATCATTCATCTTCTCTATCTGGCAATAAAATTCAGGATGTAAAAATTGACTATTCATTGAAGTGGTTTGATATGCATATGAGATCCTTTTATGAAAATTATAAATCATCACCTTATTACGATCATGCTAATACTATCTTTTCAATAATCAGTAATAATAAGTTTGAATCAATTTCTTCTTTAAATGTTCATTTAATAAAAGATATTATGAATTATCTGGAAATTAATTCAGAAGTAATTTATTCCTCTGAACTTGAGCCGGAAGGGACAAAAACGGAGCGGCTCATCGATATTTTAACAAAAGTTGATGCCGATGTTTATCTTTCGGGTCCAAGTGCGGATGCATACCTTGATAAAGAGTTGTTTAAAGAAAATAATATTGGTCTTGAATACAAAACATATGATTATGAGCCTTATTCTCAGTTGCATGGGGATTTTATAGGAAATGTAACAGTTCTTGATCTTATAGCCAATTGTGGTCCTGATTCTCGGAAATATCTAAAAAGTAAATCTCCAAATCAAAAAATTGTGATGCAGGATTAA
- a CDS encoding class I SAM-dependent methyltransferase, whose protein sequence is MADIKKPIINSIKDMVEKIPGWSPIDQLYSIFLLSYSTSDLEGDFIEVGSWCGRSANVLGLAAKLSGNCKVYCVDLFPEEDDWMENSDGTYSLNVKINDGRIKSYVEQTVWKEPFEKDIAPIYEKYNGIYDAFVKFVDMNGLNDVVCPIKGESSSLKENVPRDFKCKFAFIDGDHSYNGVCRDIENIEEYLVPGGWICFDDAFSSYEGVNKAIEDKIINSGNYTCCQQLTRKFFVGKKI, encoded by the coding sequence ATGGCTGATATTAAAAAACCTATTATAAATAGTATTAAGGATATGGTTGAAAAAATACCTGGATGGAGTCCGATTGATCAATTATACTCTATTTTTCTTTTATCATATTCAACCTCGGATTTAGAAGGGGACTTTATTGAGGTTGGATCATGGTGTGGCAGGTCTGCAAATGTACTTGGACTGGCGGCAAAATTGTCAGGAAACTGTAAGGTTTATTGTGTGGATCTTTTTCCTGAAGAGGATGACTGGATGGAAAACTCCGATGGCACATATTCGTTGAACGTGAAGATAAATGATGGAAGAATAAAAAGTTATGTCGAACAAACGGTTTGGAAGGAGCCGTTTGAGAAAGATATTGCCCCGATTTATGAGAAATACAATGGAATCTATGATGCATTTGTAAAATTTGTTGACATGAACGGGTTAAATGATGTGGTATGTCCGATAAAAGGAGAATCATCGTCACTTAAAGAAAATGTTCCAAGAGATTTTAAATGCAAATTTGCCTTTATTGATGGTGATCACAGCTATAATGGCGTTTGCAGGGATATTGAAAATATTGAGGAATATCTCGTTCCAGGTGGCTGGATCTGCTTTGATGATGCATTTTCATCATATGAAGGTGTTAATAAGGCAATAGAAGATAAAATAATTAATAGCGGAAATTATACCTGTTGCCAACAGCTCACAAGGAAATTTTTTGTGGGTAAAAAAATCTGA
- the rfbB gene encoding dTDP-glucose 4,6-dehydratase, which translates to MRLIVTGIAGFIGTNFLRYYLENNPCDEIIGLDCLTYAGNIKNIENLQSNISSRFTFINCDICDYDKVKKIFNEYDVDGVINFAAESHVDRSIDNPFQFLQTNIIGTTNLMMASKEHWLYDGKYRENSRFLQVSTDEVYGSLGTTGTFSEDMNLSPNSPYSASKASADLLAHSFFSTYGFPVVITRCSNNYGPYQHPEKLVPKTIVNLLNHDEISIYGDGRNVRDWIHVTDHCKAIECVFKNGKIGEVYNVGSENEWSNIDLVKKIIHLLQDITDDNCINEKLIKYVKDRAGHDFRYSIDSSKIRQNLGWNPELEFEDGLKQTILWYIDNKNLTV; encoded by the coding sequence ATGCGTTTAATTGTAACTGGTATTGCAGGTTTTATCGGAACAAATTTTTTAAGGTACTATTTGGAAAATAATCCCTGTGATGAAATAATAGGTTTGGATTGTCTTACGTATGCAGGGAATATAAAAAATATTGAAAACCTGCAGAGTAATATTTCATCAAGATTTACTTTTATCAATTGTGATATCTGTGATTATGATAAAGTGAAGAAAATTTTTAATGAATATGACGTTGATGGGGTAATTAATTTTGCAGCGGAATCTCACGTGGACAGATCTATAGACAATCCGTTTCAGTTTCTCCAAACGAATATAATTGGGACTACAAATTTAATGATGGCCTCTAAGGAGCATTGGTTATATGACGGTAAATACAGAGAGAATTCAAGGTTCCTTCAGGTTTCAACTGATGAAGTATATGGATCTCTTGGAACAACGGGAACGTTTTCTGAAGACATGAATCTCTCACCAAATAGTCCATATTCTGCAAGCAAAGCAAGTGCGGATTTGCTTGCACATTCTTTTTTCTCAACATATGGCTTTCCGGTAGTTATTACAAGATGCTCCAATAATTATGGGCCATATCAGCACCCTGAAAAATTAGTCCCCAAAACAATTGTTAATCTTCTCAATCATGATGAAATTAGTATATATGGGGATGGTAGAAACGTAAGGGACTGGATCCATGTGACAGATCATTGTAAAGCTATCGAATGTGTTTTCAAAAATGGAAAAATAGGAGAGGTTTATAATGTTGGTTCAGAAAATGAATGGTCAAATATAGATTTAGTGAAAAAAATAATTCACCTGTTGCAGGACATCACTGATGACAACTGTATCAATGAAAAGTTAATAAAATATGTTAAAGACAGGGCAGGTCATGATTTTAGATATTCAATCGATTCTTCAAAAATAAGGCAAAATCTTGGTTGGAATCCTGAATTAGAATTTGAAGATGGCCTAAAACAAACTATATTGTGGTATATTGATAATAAAAATTTGACAGTTTAA
- a CDS encoding dTDP-4-dehydrorhamnose reductase family protein: MKILILGASGMLGHKLIQTASEKFETFGTFRKKPSEYTIKHVFSNLNPLYDVDADNISDIESAIKSSNPDVVVNCIGIVKQLPEAKDSIQSIKINALFPHQVAKICREKGIRFIHISTDCVFSGKNGNYLESDFADADDLYGRTKYLGEVTGPGCLTLRTSIVGRELKGSNGLFEWFFSQNGKQVDGYKKAVFSGLTTNALSEIICEITLNHPKLEGLYHVSSEPVDKYSLLSLVKEKYGLNIQIVPDESVVCDKSLNSQKFKEDTGISIPLWADMIGEIYLDKTPYDIIRR, translated from the coding sequence ATGAAGATCCTAATCCTTGGAGCATCCGGAATGCTGGGGCATAAATTAATCCAGACTGCCTCAGAAAAATTTGAAACTTTTGGAACTTTCCGCAAAAAACCCTCTGAATATACTATAAAACATGTATTTTCTAATTTAAATCCCCTTTATGACGTAGATGCAGATAACATCTCAGATATTGAATCTGCAATTAAATCATCAAATCCCGATGTTGTTGTCAACTGTATCGGTATCGTAAAGCAGCTCCCTGAAGCAAAAGACAGTATTCAGAGCATAAAAATAAATGCTCTTTTTCCCCATCAGGTTGCAAAAATATGCAGAGAAAAAGGAATAAGATTCATACATATCAGTACTGACTGTGTATTTTCGGGAAAAAATGGAAACTATCTGGAATCCGATTTTGCAGATGCCGATGATCTGTACGGCAGGACAAAATATCTTGGAGAGGTAACTGGGCCCGGTTGCCTTACACTCCGGACTTCAATTGTCGGAAGGGAACTTAAAGGTTCAAACGGTCTTTTTGAATGGTTTTTCTCTCAGAACGGAAAGCAGGTTGACGGCTATAAAAAAGCTGTATTCAGTGGCCTGACCACAAATGCATTATCAGAAATAATATGTGAAATAACCCTTAATCATCCAAAACTTGAGGGATTATACCATGTGTCTTCAGAGCCGGTAGATAAATATTCCCTCCTATCTTTGGTAAAAGAAAAATATGGATTAAATATTCAGATAGTTCCCGATGAATCTGTAGTATGCGACAAGAGTCTTAATTCTCAGAAATTCAAAGAAGATACAGGGATATCAATTCCTCTCTGGGCGGATATGATAGGTGAAATTTACTTGGATAAGACACCATATGATATTATCAGGAGATAG